A stretch of Proteiniborus sp. DW1 DNA encodes these proteins:
- a CDS encoding energy-coupling factor transporter ATPase has product MSIKIENLTFIYNENTPFESKALDNINLEINEGEFVGLIGHTGSGKSTLIQHLNGLIKPTSGKITIGDVDITSKGVSLKAIRQKVGLVFQYPEHQLFEETVYKDIAFGPINLGLPQEEVDRRVKEAMELVGLDFEAVSERSPFELSGGQKRRVAIAGVLAMKPEVLVLDEPTAGLDPKGRDDILGQIQNLYEKNKMTIILVSHSMEDIARLVNKIIVMHKSKVAMVGSPREVFRRADELEGLGLGAPQITYFMKAFKNKGIDVKEDVLTVEEAREEILKYLRRSGNA; this is encoded by the coding sequence ATGTCAATAAAAATAGAAAACTTAACTTTTATATATAACGAAAATACGCCTTTTGAATCTAAGGCTTTAGATAATATAAATCTTGAGATTAATGAGGGTGAGTTTGTGGGGTTAATTGGGCATACAGGCTCGGGAAAATCTACATTAATTCAGCATTTAAACGGACTTATTAAGCCTACATCAGGCAAGATCACAATAGGAGATGTAGACATAACCTCAAAAGGTGTTAGTTTAAAAGCCATACGTCAAAAGGTAGGCCTTGTATTTCAATATCCAGAGCACCAACTATTTGAAGAAACAGTATATAAGGATATTGCATTTGGACCAATTAATTTAGGATTGCCACAAGAAGAAGTAGATAGAAGAGTGAAAGAAGCAATGGAGCTTGTAGGCTTAGACTTTGAAGCAGTTAGTGAAAGATCTCCATTTGAGCTTAGTGGTGGACAGAAGAGAAGAGTAGCCATAGCAGGGGTACTAGCAATGAAGCCTGAAGTTTTAGTGCTAGACGAGCCAACAGCAGGACTTGACCCTAAAGGAAGAGATGATATACTAGGACAAATCCAAAATCTATATGAGAAAAACAAGATGACTATAATATTAGTATCCCATAGTATGGAGGATATAGCTCGTTTAGTGAATAAAATTATTGTGATGCATAAAAGCAAAGTAGCCATGGTAGGCTCACCAAGGGAAGTGTTTAGAAGAGCTGATGAATTAGAAGGACTTGGCTTAGGAGCGCCTCAGATAACATATTTTATGAAGGCATTTAAGAATAAAGGGATTGATGTTAAAGAAGATGTACTTACAGTGGAAGAGGCAAGGGAAGAAATATTAAAGTATTTAAGGAGAAGTGGAAATGCTTAA
- a CDS encoding energy-coupling factor transporter transmembrane component T: MLKNITIGQYFPGDTIIHRLDPRVKLLATFAFIIALFFINSFYPYILVVAFILVAIKLSKVPLNYVLKGLKPLILIISITFLINLFMTKGEILFEIGPLDVTKEGLIQATFMALRLIFLVMGTSLLTLTTSPISLTDGIESLLKPLSKVGVPAHELAMMMTIALRFIPTLLEETDKIMKAQMARGADFESGNIMNRAKSLVPLLVPLFVSAFRRADELAMAMEARCYRGGENRTRMKELKFEKLDFIALSITAVFVAIIITYRYI, encoded by the coding sequence ATGCTTAAGAATATAACCATAGGTCAATATTTTCCAGGTGATACAATTATTCATAGACTAGACCCTAGAGTAAAGCTACTAGCCACCTTTGCATTTATTATAGCCTTATTCTTTATAAATAGCTTTTATCCATATATCCTTGTGGTAGCTTTTATTCTAGTAGCGATAAAATTATCAAAGGTTCCACTTAACTATGTATTAAAGGGATTAAAGCCTTTAATTTTGATAATTTCTATTACTTTTTTAATTAACCTATTTATGACAAAGGGTGAAATACTATTTGAAATTGGGCCATTAGATGTAACAAAAGAGGGACTAATACAGGCTACATTTATGGCCTTAAGGCTAATATTCTTAGTCATGGGAACCTCACTACTGACTCTTACAACATCACCAATTTCATTAACTGACGGAATAGAAAGTTTACTAAAGCCACTAAGTAAAGTAGGTGTACCAGCCCATGAGCTGGCTATGATGATGACTATAGCACTTAGATTTATACCTACGTTATTAGAAGAGACGGATAAGATTATGAAGGCTCAAATGGCGAGAGGAGCGGATTTCGAAAGTGGAAACATAATGAATAGAGCAAAGAGCCTGGTTCCACTATTAGTGCCACTTTTTGTAAGTGCTTTTAGACGTGCTGATGAGCTAGCTATGGCGATGGAGGCAAGATGCTATAGAGGCGGAGAAAACAGAACTAGAATGAAGGAATTAAAGTTTGAGAAGTTAGATTTCATAGCACTCAGTATAACCGCAGTTTTTGTAGCAATAATAATCACATATAGGTATATATAG
- a CDS encoding energy-coupling factor transporter ATPase — protein MSDTMIKIDNVTYEYTTAEDKEFAALKDVSLEIKKGEFLVILGHNGSGKSTLAKLMNALLLPTKGNVYVNGMNTNDYNKIWDIRQTAGMVFQNPDNQLVATIVEEDVAFGPENQGIDPKEIRRRVDEALDIVEMGHYKKHAPHLLSGGQKQRIAIAGILAMNPDCIVLDEPTAMLDPSGRKEVMNTIQKLNREEKKTIVHITHYMDEAVNADRIIVMEEGQVVLEGTPKQVFSQVEKLKKLGLDVPQVTELVYELRKEGVNLPADILTVDELVGLLCQ, from the coding sequence ATGAGTGATACAATGATAAAGATAGATAATGTAACATATGAATACACAACAGCAGAAGACAAGGAATTTGCGGCTCTAAAGGATGTAAGCCTTGAAATTAAAAAAGGAGAATTTTTAGTTATTCTTGGACACAATGGTTCAGGAAAATCTACACTTGCAAAATTGATGAATGCACTACTATTGCCTACAAAGGGTAATGTATACGTAAATGGTATGAATACTAATGACTATAATAAAATATGGGACATTAGACAAACAGCAGGAATGGTCTTTCAAAATCCAGATAATCAATTAGTAGCCACCATAGTAGAAGAGGATGTAGCATTTGGACCAGAAAATCAAGGAATAGACCCTAAAGAAATAAGAAGAAGAGTAGATGAGGCACTTGATATTGTAGAAATGGGACACTACAAAAAACACGCTCCTCACTTGCTGTCAGGTGGACAGAAACAGAGAATAGCTATAGCAGGAATACTAGCAATGAATCCAGACTGTATAGTATTAGATGAGCCTACTGCCATGTTAGATCCCTCAGGAAGAAAAGAAGTAATGAATACTATACAAAAGCTAAATAGAGAAGAAAAAAAGACAATTGTTCATATTACACACTATATGGATGAGGCAGTGAACGCAGATAGAATAATAGTTATGGAAGAGGGACAAGTGGTATTAGAAGGAACACCAAAACAGGTTTTCAGTCAAGTTGAAAAGCTAAAGAAGCTAGGCCTTGATGTACCACAGGTTACAGAGTTAGTATATGAGCTTAGAAAAGAAGGAGTTAACCTTCCAGCAGACATATTAACAGTAGATGAATTGGTGGGATTACTATGTCAATAA
- the truA gene encoding tRNA pseudouridine(38-40) synthase TruA, with amino-acid sequence MRNIKLIIEYDGTNYFGWQKQPNQATIQETLEDSIKKVTKEDVNIIGSGRTDRGVHARGQVANFFTDSRIPSEKFKDAINANLPKDIAISHSEEVDSAFHSRYSAKGKEYRYLIYNRRVPSPLLRNLAYHVPQKLDFNIMRKSATDIVGTHDFRSFMASGSSVEDTTRTVYSVQLDKNYELIEFRINGNGFLYNMVRIVVGTLVDIGMGKICSSSIPEIILSRERKNAGHTAPPHGLYLERVLY; translated from the coding sequence ATGAGAAATATAAAGCTCATAATAGAATATGACGGGACAAATTATTTTGGTTGGCAAAAACAGCCTAATCAAGCTACTATACAAGAAACACTAGAAGACTCTATCAAAAAAGTAACTAAAGAAGATGTTAATATCATTGGGTCCGGCAGAACTGATAGGGGAGTTCATGCTAGGGGACAAGTGGCTAACTTTTTTACTGATTCTAGAATACCTAGTGAAAAGTTCAAAGATGCCATAAACGCTAATCTACCTAAAGACATAGCAATAAGTCATTCGGAAGAGGTGGACAGCGCTTTTCATTCAAGGTATAGTGCCAAGGGAAAAGAATATAGATATCTTATATATAATAGAAGAGTTCCAAGTCCACTACTTAGAAACCTTGCATATCATGTGCCCCAAAAGCTAGATTTTAACATAATGCGTAAGTCAGCCACAGATATAGTTGGGACACATGACTTTAGGTCATTTATGGCTTCTGGAAGCTCAGTAGAGGATACCACTAGAACAGTATATAGTGTGCAGTTAGATAAAAACTACGAACTGATAGAGTTTAGAATAAATGGAAATGGTTTTTTATATAATATGGTTAGGATCGTAGTAGGTACACTAGTAGATATAGGTATGGGAAAGATATGTAGTAGTTCTATTCCAGAAATCATATTATCTAGAGAAAGAAAAAATGCAGGTCACACTGCACCTCCACATGGTCTGTACTTAGAAAGGGTGCTTTATTAG
- the rplQ gene encoding 50S ribosomal protein L17: MAKLRKLGRPTDHRKAMLRNLVTSLLRNGKIETTETRAKETKRMAEKMITLAKRGDLHARRQVLAYVYDETVVKNLFDEIAPKYADRNGGYTRILKLGPRRGDAAEIVILELV; the protein is encoded by the coding sequence ATGGCTAAGCTAAGAAAATTAGGACGCCCTACTGATCACAGAAAAGCAATGCTTAGAAATCTTGTTACAAGCCTACTTAGAAATGGCAAGATAGAAACAACTGAAACAAGAGCAAAAGAAACTAAGAGAATGGCAGAAAAAATGATTACTCTAGCAAAAAGAGGAGACTTGCATGCTAGACGTCAAGTTTTAGCATATGTGTATGATGAAACAGTAGTCAAAAACTTATTTGATGAAATAGCACCAAAATATGCAGATAGAAATGGTGGTTATACAAGGATTCTAAAACTTGGACCACGTAGAGGCGACGCTGCAGAAATAGTAATATTAGAATTAGTATAA
- a CDS encoding DNA-directed RNA polymerase subunit alpha has protein sequence MIEIEKPKIEIVDINEDNTYGKFVVEPLERGYGTTLGNSLRRILLSSLPGAAVSSIKIQGVLHEFSTIPGVLEDVSEIILNIKNIAAIMHADEPVMLKIEAEGPREITAGDIITGSDVEILNRDLHIATLEDDAKLYMELEMTRGRGYVPAERNKKENQPIGVLPIDSIYTPVKKVNFKVENTRVGQITDYDKLTLEVWTDGTIKPDEATSLGAKILNEHLNLFITLTDHVNDVEIMVEKEEDRKEKVLEMTIEELDLSVRSYNCLKRAGINTVEELTQKSEEDMMKVRNLGKKSLEEVQQKLAELGLSLKNSDE, from the coding sequence ATGATAGAAATAGAAAAACCAAAAATAGAGATTGTTGACATAAATGAAGACAACACTTATGGTAAGTTTGTTGTTGAACCGCTAGAAAGAGGATATGGAACTACTCTAGGAAATTCATTAAGGAGAATTTTACTATCATCATTACCAGGTGCTGCTGTTTCTTCTATAAAGATTCAGGGAGTACTACATGAATTCTCTACTATACCTGGGGTATTAGAAGATGTTTCAGAGATAATACTAAACATTAAAAATATTGCTGCCATAATGCACGCAGATGAGCCTGTAATGCTAAAAATTGAAGCAGAAGGACCAAGAGAGATTACGGCAGGCGATATTATTACAGGTAGTGATGTTGAGATACTAAATAGAGACCTTCATATAGCTACTCTTGAAGATGATGCGAAGCTATATATGGAACTTGAAATGACAAGAGGGAGAGGTTATGTTCCTGCTGAAAGAAATAAGAAGGAAAACCAGCCAATAGGAGTTCTCCCTATAGACTCTATTTATACTCCTGTTAAGAAAGTGAACTTTAAAGTTGAAAATACAAGGGTAGGGCAGATTACTGATTATGATAAATTAACTCTTGAGGTGTGGACAGATGGCACAATAAAGCCTGATGAAGCAACTTCTCTAGGTGCTAAAATCCTTAACGAGCACTTAAATCTATTTATTACGTTAACAGATCATGTTAATGATGTAGAAATAATGGTTGAAAAAGAAGAAGATAGGAAAGAAAAAGTTCTAGAGATGACTATAGAAGAGCTAGACCTTTCTGTGAGATCTTATAACTGCTTAAAGAGAGCGGGAATCAATACTGTTGAGGAATTAACACAGAAGAGTGAAGAAGATATGATGAAGGTAAGAAACCTCGGAAAAAAATCCCTTGAAGAAGTTCAACAAAAACTTGCAGAATTAGGATTAAGTTTAAAGAATAGTGATGAGTAA